Proteins from one Nitrospira sp. SG-bin1 genomic window:
- a CDS encoding histidine--tRNA ligase has translation MIKGIKGVKDLLPEESPRWRFIEESARRWSTRYGFQEIRIPIFEVTTLFARSIGASTDIVEKEMYTFQDRDGTSLTLRPEGTAGTVRAYIEHNRAAIPVPQKYFYSGPMFRHERPQAGRLRQFHQFGVESLGMADPRADIEVIALLWRILSHLALPGLTLEINNLGYAADRDSYRPHLVAYLRQHEPGLCPNCRYRIATNPLRVLDCKVPECRMITEMAPRLADSLAEPARAYFAQVLAGLDVIKVPYSLNHRLVRGLDYYNLTTFEVTATNLGAQNAVGAGGRYDGLVETLGGPTTPAVGFAIGLERIAMLLPESVPLQSLEEVTVYVAGFGGQGAAAGLTALEELRLSGIHAVSDFRSATLKAHLRQADRLGCRFTLILGDDEAAKGSAMLRDMETKAQYNVDLSILALRVRSFMPPS, from the coding sequence ATGATCAAGGGCATCAAAGGCGTCAAGGATCTGTTACCGGAAGAATCACCCCGGTGGCGGTTCATCGAAGAATCCGCCAGGCGGTGGTCCACCCGGTATGGATTTCAAGAAATTCGCATTCCGATCTTTGAAGTGACCACGCTGTTTGCGAGGAGCATCGGCGCGTCGACCGATATTGTCGAGAAAGAAATGTACACGTTCCAAGACCGGGACGGTACGTCGTTGACTCTTCGCCCGGAGGGGACCGCAGGGACGGTTCGAGCCTACATCGAGCACAACCGTGCTGCGATTCCGGTCCCTCAAAAATATTTTTACTCCGGGCCGATGTTTCGCCACGAGCGGCCTCAAGCCGGACGCCTCAGGCAATTTCATCAGTTCGGCGTCGAGTCCCTCGGTATGGCCGATCCTCGAGCCGATATCGAGGTCATCGCCCTCCTCTGGCGCATCCTCTCTCACCTCGCGCTGCCTGGACTCACGTTGGAGATTAACAATCTGGGTTATGCCGCCGATCGGGATAGCTATCGGCCTCATCTCGTCGCGTACCTTCGACAACACGAGCCCGGTCTTTGTCCAAATTGTCGCTACCGGATCGCCACAAACCCGCTACGAGTTCTCGACTGTAAGGTCCCGGAATGCCGCATGATTACTGAGATGGCTCCTCGACTCGCTGACTCGCTTGCCGAGCCGGCTCGTGCTTACTTTGCCCAAGTCTTAGCCGGTCTCGACGTCATTAAAGTACCCTATTCCTTGAACCATCGCCTCGTTCGAGGCCTGGATTACTATAACCTCACCACCTTCGAAGTGACCGCCACGAACCTGGGTGCACAGAACGCAGTCGGCGCGGGAGGGAGGTATGACGGACTCGTAGAAACTCTTGGAGGGCCGACCACTCCCGCCGTCGGTTTTGCGATAGGTCTCGAAAGAATAGCGATGTTGCTGCCGGAATCCGTGCCTCTCCAGTCACTGGAAGAGGTGACGGTCTATGTCGCGGGATTCGGTGGTCAGGGTGCTGCGGCCGGTCTCACGGCTCTTGAAGAGCTTCGTCTCTCCGGAATCCATGCAGTCTCCGATTTTCGATCCGCAACGCTGAAGGCACACCTTCGGCAAGCCGATCGACTCGGCTGTCGCTTTACATTAATCCTCGGAGATGATGAGGCGGCAAAAGGATCCGCTATGCTCCGCGATATGGAAACTAAGGCTCAATATAACGTTGATTTGTCCATCCTCGCACTCCGCGTACGGTCCTTCATGCCCCCTTCGTAA